TGCGCCACCGCGCTCGACCGCACGTCGGTCCCCGTTTCCGGATGCACGACCCCCACCGCATGCAGCGCCACCGGCTCGGCAAAGGCCGTGCCCTGCGCCACTCCCGCCAGCAGCCGCGCGTAGGACAGCGGGTATCCGCCCACGTCGAGAATTCCACCGCCGCCGAGGGCCTTGTTCCACAAGCGACCCGCCGCATCAAAAGGTGCATTAAAACTGAACGCCGACTGCACGTGGCGCAGCTCGCCGATCGTGCCCGCGCGCACCAGCTCGACCAGGCGGGCCGTCTGCGGGTGGCAGCGATACATCCATGCTTCCATCAGGGTGCGGTCATGCGTCGCCGCCGCGGCCTGCATGCGCTCGACCTCGGCCAGACTCATGCCTATCGGCTTCTCGCAGAGCACGTGTTTGCCCGCGGCCAGCGCCGCGACCACGGCATCCTCGTGAAACGGGTGCGGCGTCGCCACATACACCGCTTCCACCGCGGCATCCGCCAGCAGGGCCTCCCGACTGCCGTGGGCGTGCGCGGGATCGATCCCGTGCTCCGCCGCGAAGCGTTGCGCGGCGGCCTCGTCCCGACTGCCCACGGCCACGAGTTGGCCGGTCTGGGCAGAGCGTAGTCCACGAGCAAATACACCGGCAATGTGCCCGGTGGCGAGAATGCCCCAACGCAGGGGTGGAAGTGTAGCAGCGGAATCGGTCATCGGTCGAATGGGTAAAACAAGCTTTCGCCTCCGGGTCCCGTAAAATCCCGGGCCTCAGCTCCAACCGCCGACTCGCCAAAAAACGAGTTCACAAGTGCGGCCCCGGTGCTAAGCGTTTTTGCCAACGACCCTCGTTACCGCCTGTCGCGCTGTTGTTTAAATGAAGGACCTGTTCCACTGGCTCGATCTCCACCCCGTGTTCTACACCACCGCGGGAGGCTGCGCATTGGCCGCGATGCTGGTGGTTTGGGCGGC
This portion of the Actomonas aquatica genome encodes:
- a CDS encoding Gfo/Idh/MocA family protein: MTDSAATLPPLRWGILATGHIAGVFARGLRSAQTGQLVAVGSRDEAAAQRFAAEHGIDPAHAHGSREALLADAAVEAVYVATPHPFHEDAVVAALAAGKHVLCEKPIGMSLAEVERMQAAAATHDRTLMEAWMYRCHPQTARLVELVRAGTIGELRHVQSAFSFNAPFDAAGRLWNKALGGGGILDVGGYPLSYARLLAGVAQGTAFAEPVALHAVGVVHPETGTDVRSSAVAQFAGGMTAELSCGTDVTQENVVRVYGSKGRIVVPSPFVVHHEPEPTVLEVWADGAGAPEHITVTPDRDLYAYEADAFAAAVRAGQREVPACPWADTRGNLAAMLDWCAQLGVRYG